One stretch of Sediminispirochaeta bajacaliforniensis DSM 16054 DNA includes these proteins:
- a CDS encoding YibE/F family protein has product MIDTKEQLFVFLILAGFVGLLFVPTGFQRPGRELQRRVRAVVLSTDESDVAHNGIIRTGTQHLHVRISSGPFKGKEEECDNLLMGKLELDRFYTPGNTILAVLQLNEAKDEILTVQPVDHYRIRVEALLVLAFFAFLLLYARWTGLKAIVSFLFTAAVIWKILIPGFLKGFPPILLTMIVTAIITATIIFLVGGRGKRSLIAFLGAMVGVIATAILAVGFGRAFRVHGAIKPFSEMLLYAGFPHLDLTDILFAGIFLASSGAVMDIAMDIAASMEEIVLHNPTVERKKLIHSGFAVGRAVIGTMTTTLLLAYSGGYTALLMVFMAQGTPGINIVNLGYVAAEILHTLVGSFGLVLVAPFTAIIGGFMLRPSREKEDQFTPS; this is encoded by the coding sequence TTGATCGATACAAAAGAACAACTTTTTGTCTTCCTGATTTTGGCCGGGTTTGTCGGCCTGCTCTTTGTCCCCACCGGTTTTCAGAGGCCGGGGAGGGAGTTGCAAAGACGAGTACGAGCGGTCGTACTCTCCACCGATGAAAGCGATGTGGCCCACAACGGCATCATTCGAACGGGAACCCAGCATCTGCACGTTAGGATTTCCTCAGGCCCCTTTAAAGGAAAAGAAGAAGAGTGCGACAACCTCCTGATGGGAAAGCTCGAGCTTGACCGTTTCTACACACCGGGAAACACGATTTTGGCTGTGCTGCAGCTTAATGAAGCCAAAGATGAGATTCTTACGGTACAGCCGGTCGATCACTATCGGATCAGGGTGGAGGCGCTATTGGTCCTTGCCTTCTTCGCCTTCCTGCTCCTTTACGCCAGATGGACGGGCTTGAAGGCCATCGTCAGCTTTCTCTTTACCGCAGCGGTTATATGGAAAATCCTGATACCGGGATTTCTCAAGGGGTTCCCCCCTATTCTTCTCACCATGATAGTCACCGCCATCATCACGGCGACCATTATCTTCCTCGTGGGAGGCAGGGGCAAGCGAAGTCTCATAGCCTTCCTCGGGGCAATGGTCGGGGTGATTGCCACCGCCATCCTCGCCGTCGGTTTCGGAAGAGCCTTTCGGGTTCACGGCGCCATAAAACCCTTTTCCGAGATGCTCCTGTACGCAGGCTTTCCCCACCTGGATCTAACGGACATCCTCTTCGCAGGAATCTTCCTTGCAAGCAGTGGAGCGGTGATGGACATCGCCATGGATATCGCGGCTTCCATGGAGGAGATTGTCTTACACAATCCCACTGTCGAAAGAAAGAAACTGATCCACTCGGGATTTGCCGTCGGACGGGCCGTTATCGGTACCATGACCACGACCCTGCTTCTTGCATACTCTGGAGGATACACCGCCCTTTTGATGGTTTTCATGGCCCAGGGAACACCGGGAATCAACATTGTGAATCTCGGTTATGTGGCGGCGGAGATACTTCACACGTTGGTGGGAAGCTTCGGTCTGGTCCTGGTTGCTCCAT